A stretch of Acidovorax sp. RAC01 DNA encodes these proteins:
- a CDS encoding metal/formaldehyde-sensitive transcriptional repressor produces MPHTAEDKQRAITRLRRIKGQAEALERAVEAGSDCAPILQQLAAMRGAVHGLMADLLDSHVRETLAEKPAPSQAAVEETLALLRSYLK; encoded by the coding sequence ATGCCCCACACCGCCGAAGACAAGCAACGTGCCATCACACGGCTGCGCCGCATCAAAGGCCAGGCCGAGGCGCTGGAGCGTGCCGTGGAGGCTGGCAGCGACTGCGCCCCGATCCTGCAGCAGCTGGCGGCCATGCGTGGCGCCGTGCACGGGCTGATGGCCGACCTGCTGGACAGCCATGTGCGCGAGACGCTGGCCGAAAAGCCGGCGCCCTCGCAGGCAGCGGTCGAGGAAACCCTGGCGCTGCTGCGCTCGTACCTGAAATGA